The following proteins are co-located in the Paludibaculum fermentans genome:
- a CDS encoding ABC transporter permease, whose product MLGGLRSLWRVLSRRRSFEAGMTEELRFHIEEYTQDLIRSGLSPQEAERQARIEFGGVNTVQEECREARRLHLFDALGRESRYAVRLLRKSPGFTITATLTIALCLGANLTIFAVMDSILLRPLPFPEADRLVTVYNSYPKAGVERDGSSITNYYERRGQIPAFSSLSLYRNATAIVGESGFTEREQVVQVTPEFFSTLGLGPMLGRAFTERETSYQTDNVVILSDAYWRQHFNSDPGAIGRQLRMDGNPSTIVGILPPGFRFLSSEAKLFSPLSSNPEARSPQNRHSGGNSKHMIARLASEATLGLAQAQIDAQNAALGADNPKEQSFLSDAGFRSVVAGLHADHVAGIRPVLLWMQAGAIALLLIGAVNLMNLLLVRANGRMKEVAVRQALGASRLHVVSEAFVETTFLTMGGGLLGLAVGAAGIQLLAALGADRLPLGSNIALDARSAAAAFVGALLLGVLLAAPIVWLNLRGHSTATIRSEARGATSSRAAQRLRHAFIVAQIALALVLLSGAGILGLSLERAMAVSPGFRPGHVLTSQISVPWSSYRTWPDRVAFNEKLLRQLATQPGVAATGIVNNVPLSGRSGKSAAAVKGHSRRAGEAPRGHFAYGVDGDYFAAMGFSLREGRFLTASDSRRAGRVCVVDEDFARYYWPGTSALGQLVFNGPDVKDDSEAYTVVGVVGNVKQAGLTDEVAQGAVYYPYAMRSDENLFVVIRTSLPPESLAMALQRTVRQIDPDLPLSDVRSMESRITDSLIAYRSPALTVAIFSVVAVLLTAIGTYGVLSYAVTQRRREIGLRMALGARPGQIRAQFLALAMRLLGAGIAAGLVGAWIAGESMRALLFHVPPVHLATLIGSVALIGLVALGACLIPSYRAARISPMEALAGDQ is encoded by the coding sequence CGATGCGCTTGGTAGGGAATCGCGCTACGCCGTGCGCTTATTGAGGAAGTCGCCGGGCTTCACGATCACCGCTACGCTGACAATCGCATTGTGCCTGGGTGCGAACCTCACCATCTTTGCCGTGATGGACTCCATCCTGTTACGCCCACTGCCCTTTCCTGAGGCGGATCGTCTGGTGACGGTTTACAACTCTTATCCGAAGGCCGGAGTGGAACGCGACGGCTCATCCATCACCAATTACTACGAGCGCCGCGGGCAGATTCCAGCCTTCTCCTCACTCTCGCTCTACCGGAATGCCACGGCGATTGTAGGCGAATCCGGATTCACGGAACGTGAACAGGTCGTCCAGGTGACACCCGAGTTCTTCAGCACCCTCGGCTTGGGACCCATGCTGGGCCGGGCCTTCACAGAGAGGGAGACTTCGTATCAGACCGACAATGTGGTCATCCTGAGCGATGCCTACTGGCGCCAGCACTTCAACTCCGACCCGGGGGCAATCGGCCGTCAGCTTCGCATGGACGGCAACCCCTCCACGATCGTCGGCATTCTGCCGCCAGGTTTCCGCTTCCTTTCCTCGGAAGCAAAGTTATTCAGCCCTCTCTCCTCGAATCCCGAGGCGCGCAGCCCGCAGAACCGCCACTCGGGCGGCAATTCGAAACATATGATCGCTCGCCTCGCCTCGGAGGCCACTCTCGGTTTGGCTCAGGCGCAGATCGACGCGCAGAATGCCGCCCTTGGGGCTGACAACCCCAAGGAGCAGTCCTTCCTGTCTGACGCGGGTTTCCGCTCTGTCGTCGCCGGCCTGCACGCGGATCATGTAGCCGGCATTCGACCGGTGCTGCTCTGGATGCAGGCCGGTGCGATTGCCCTGCTGCTGATCGGCGCGGTCAATCTGATGAATCTGCTGCTCGTCCGTGCCAATGGCCGGATGAAGGAGGTCGCTGTGCGCCAGGCGTTGGGCGCCAGCCGCTTGCACGTTGTGAGCGAAGCGTTCGTTGAAACTACGTTTCTTACGATGGGCGGGGGCCTGCTGGGGCTCGCTGTTGGTGCCGCGGGCATCCAGTTGCTTGCCGCGTTGGGCGCGGATCGTCTGCCGCTCGGCAGCAATATCGCCCTTGATGCCCGTTCCGCGGCCGCCGCGTTCGTGGGCGCCCTGCTGCTGGGAGTCCTGCTCGCCGCACCAATCGTCTGGTTGAACCTGCGTGGCCACTCCACGGCCACTATTCGCTCCGAAGCTCGCGGCGCCACCTCCAGCCGCGCTGCTCAAAGGCTGCGCCACGCCTTCATTGTTGCCCAGATTGCGTTAGCCCTTGTACTGCTCTCCGGCGCTGGTATCCTCGGCCTCAGCCTGGAGCGCGCCATGGCTGTCTCGCCGGGCTTCCGGCCCGGTCACGTCCTCACCAGCCAGATCTCAGTGCCGTGGAGCAGCTATCGGACCTGGCCGGACCGTGTCGCTTTCAACGAAAAACTGCTGCGCCAACTCGCTACACAGCCCGGAGTAGCCGCCACGGGTATCGTCAATAACGTGCCACTCAGCGGCAGAAGCGGCAAGAGCGCGGCCGCGGTCAAAGGGCACAGCCGACGGGCGGGCGAAGCGCCTCGCGGTCACTTTGCCTATGGGGTCGACGGCGACTACTTTGCCGCCATGGGGTTTAGCCTACGGGAAGGACGCTTCCTGACCGCTTCCGACTCCCGCCGTGCCGGGCGTGTCTGTGTAGTCGACGAGGACTTCGCTCGCTACTACTGGCCTGGGACCAGCGCACTTGGCCAACTCGTCTTTAACGGTCCCGATGTGAAAGACGACTCCGAGGCTTACACCGTCGTCGGGGTTGTCGGGAACGTGAAGCAGGCCGGTCTCACCGATGAGGTGGCGCAGGGCGCCGTCTATTACCCGTATGCCATGCGTTCGGACGAGAATCTCTTCGTCGTCATTCGCACGAGCCTGCCGCCCGAGTCTTTGGCGATGGCCTTGCAACGGACCGTCCGGCAGATCGATCCAGACTTGCCGTTGAGCGACGTGCGCTCCATGGAATCGCGCATTACCGACAGCCTTATCGCCTATCGTTCTCCTGCGCTCACTGTGGCGATCTTCTCCGTCGTTGCGGTGCTGCTCACCGCCATTGGCACGTATGGAGTCCTGAGCTATGCCGTCACACAGCGCCGCCGCGAAATTGGCCTCCGAATGGCGCTCGGTGCGCGGCCGGGGCAAATCAGGGCGCAGTTCCTCGCACTGGCGATGCGGTTGCTCGGCGCCGGAATCGCTGCCGGTCTGGTCGGTGCCTGGATCGCCGGTGAGTCGATGCGGGCCCTGTTGTTCCATGTACCGCCGGTTCATCTGGCCACCCTCATTGGTTCTGTCGCCCTTATCGGACTGGTGGCCCTGGGTGCGTGCCTGATTCCTTCCTACCGTGCGGCGCGGATTTCGCCCATGGAGGCACTCGCCGGAGACCAATGA
- a CDS encoding MBL fold metallo-hydrolase produces the protein MTGRNLTITYIGGPTALIEFGSVRVLTDPTFDPPGGDYTTGPVTLHKLTGPAIPADQLGSIDYVLLSHDHHFDNLDHAGRSLLSTAKSVLTTEEGAGRLGGNSVGMKPWQSVELEVGAGNILKVVATPARHGPSDGDRGPVVGFVLYYSDAPDRCVYFSGDTVWYEAVAEVGQRFPVKTAILNLGAARVPVVGSQHLTMTAEEAVEFARSFPQATIVPLHFEGWQHFSEGKDKIALAFAEAGLSTRLCWPDLGGRNRIVQ, from the coding sequence ATGACCGGTCGCAACCTGACTATCACCTACATCGGCGGGCCGACGGCCCTCATTGAGTTCGGCTCGGTTCGCGTGCTCACAGACCCGACCTTCGATCCCCCCGGTGGAGACTACACGACAGGTCCTGTCACTCTCCACAAACTCACCGGTCCGGCTATACCGGCTGACCAACTCGGATCGATTGACTACGTGCTCTTGAGTCACGACCATCATTTCGACAATCTCGATCACGCCGGACGGAGCCTGCTTTCCACCGCGAAGTCCGTCCTCACGACGGAGGAGGGCGCCGGCCGGTTGGGTGGCAATAGCGTAGGAATGAAGCCGTGGCAAAGTGTGGAGTTGGAGGTAGGAGCTGGAAACATCCTGAAGGTTGTAGCCACCCCCGCGCGGCACGGCCCCAGTGACGGGGACCGCGGTCCTGTGGTCGGCTTCGTTCTGTACTATTCAGACGCGCCCGATCGCTGTGTCTATTTCTCCGGCGATACCGTCTGGTACGAAGCGGTCGCCGAGGTCGGCCAGCGGTTCCCTGTCAAGACCGCCATTCTCAACCTGGGCGCGGCGCGGGTGCCGGTGGTTGGCTCTCAACACCTGACTATGACAGCCGAAGAAGCCGTGGAATTCGCCAGGTCATTCCCGCAAGCGACCATCGTCCCGCTTCACTTCGAGGGATGGCAGCACTTCTCTGAAGGGAAGGACAAAATTGCCCTGGCCTTCGCCGAGGCGGGGCTCAGTACCCGGCTTTGCTGGCCGGACTTGGGCGGCAGGAACCGAATCGTCCAGTGA